The Tachysurus vachellii isolate PV-2020 chromosome 21, HZAU_Pvac_v1, whole genome shotgun sequence region CTGGCAAGCACTAAAGATTTGAAATACCTAGATTCCAATGGCAGGCAACCAGATGTAGCTCTTAGTAAAAAAGAAGATGCTACATCATCCTACACTGAAACTATCTCTAcccagtctccagtgtcaccatTTTATGATGACTCTAACTTTTCTGTGACTGTCAGTCCACAGAAACCTCTTCAAGACCCTACCAAAGATCAATCTGAATCAAATAACTCATCCCCACAAGATATATTTGAAAGAACTCTATCGCCTTCAAGTGGATATTCAAGTCAAAGTGGGACACCCACTCATTATTCTAAAGATATTTGTCCTAGCTCTCCAAGAAAGCAGAAGCTGAAGCCTCCAAAGCCAGAGAGGACAGGAACACGGATTTCTCCTGCAGTTTCAGTCTCCTCATCCTTGGTTTCCCTGTCATCAAATGTATCAGATTCAGCCAATCAGCTTACACATACCCACAGTACTCAATCACAGCCACCAAAGATCTCTCCTGCTGTAACAACGATAAAAAACTTAGTGACTCCACCACCTTCAGCAACCCTCAGGGACTTGTTTAacattcctcctcctccaaagGTAAAAGCGCCTTGTCCCCCACCCCCTGAAACCTGGGTTCACAATGAATGCACAACTAAACTTTTATGTGGTCCGAGTACAAGTGCCCACAGGATACAAGAGCTTCAAAAAAATGATCACACAGACATTTTAATCATGAAAAATCAGGACACAATAGATACCACTATCCAATATTGTGGTCAAAGAAAAATATCGGTAGAAACTGAAACAAATGGAACCCATTCAGAGAATAAATCAGCCACGAATGAGCACATTTTAGTACAAGAACAGGTTATTCTGGATAAAAAGGAACAAGTGGGTCATGTTATGCACaaaagaatgcatgaaaattcAGAAGAGCTAAAAATTAAGCAAGAAGATTCAGTAAATTCCAAGAAATTGCAATCAGaagaaaaaatgaatcaaatattgATGTTAAAAGAGCACTTTGTCATTGAGTCATGTAATGTTAGTACTGTTATTTTGCCAGAGAATGACTTTTCAACCCCAGAGATAGAGAAAACAGCAGACCAGAATTTTGTTAAACATTCTACTGATAAAGAGATCCTCAATCACAGAACAACAAAAAGTCTAAGTGTTGAAGGTCCTAGAGACATTGGTATtgctccatctccctctccacCTCCTGAACAttctcctccaccaccacccaCTGGGTCTGAAATGTCTTCAGTATGCTCAGTGTCTGTACTATTACAGGAGGAAGAAGTACAGCCTGAAATTGAAAAAGAACTACCCACTGTAGAGCCTTCCtggcctccaccaccaccacctatGGACGACTCATCTGACTTAGTAATTGGACAGGATGAAATAGACTtccctccacctccaccaccagaCATGCAAGAAACATTTATTGTCATATCTGAGAATTACAAGGTAGAATTATCAGGACAGGGAGACAGTGCGCCTTCTGAGGAGTCAGCTGATTTGTCAGACATAACCATTCACACTGAGCAAAATCCAGATCCAAAAATTATTCAGAGCACAACATTAGTGGAGAAAATATTACATGAACCTCCACTAACTGATAGCATTCCAAATGTGTCAGAGAACAAACTGTTTGATCAAACACATGCTAAACCACAATCTTTCGAGAATGTTTCACAAAGTTACATTGATCTAGTTGGTGCAGAAACTCTTGTATCTTCAGAAAGTTATTTGAAATCTTCCAAATCACAGGATATACCTTTACATTCTCTGCCTCAAGAAACCCCCCTTCCACCTCAACATGATCCACTCGCTACTGATTTAAAAATTACACCTTCCGTTCCAGTGGAAGATCAGTCCACAGTTAATTTCAAAAGACAACCAAGTTTAATAAGTAAAGACAGCAGATGCAAAGGACTTTCTTCCACACAGAAATGTGCACCTATTCCTAAAGAGGATGCAAACATTCCCCTTGTCACACCTTCTCTACTTCAAATGGTTCGTTTACGGACTGTAAATGTTGAAGACCAAGAAGACCTATCACAAAAAGTTACAGAGACCAAAACAGACCAAGATCTGTTTGTGTCTAGTCAAGTAACTCCACAAAAACCTATTCGCAAATCCTGCATAAAATCCATGGAGTCTCCTGTGAAGGCATCTCAAGCTCCTTCCATGCGCCTTCAGGAGGCTATACGCATGAAGACAGCAGCCATGTCTTCTAGTGGCTTCCCAGCAAGGCCCAGTCTACGTTTGCCAACCCCCACTGCAAACAGTAATGATGTGCCTGTACCGTCCCCTAAGACACTTGATGATTGTAAGTCCCCTGCCTCTACAGCCAGCTTCATTTTCTCCAAAAGCACAAAGAAAGTTGTTATTGAAACAGCCATATCTCCAGAGGCCCAGGCCAGCCTGAAGCAGAGCCTTGCAGCAGAGCTTATGCAAATTTCTGATCAGCAGAATTCAACAGTTCCAAATTGCATAAAGAAGCATCACAAGGTTCCACCACCTGTTGCAAAGAAACCAGTATATGCAACAAATCCATCAGAAAAAGTCGGAACTGTCACAAAGCTTACAACTATCGGCTCTTCAAGTAAACAAAATAACGGAGTAGCAAATAATCAATCTGCTGGCCAGCAAGTTCCCTCCACCACAGGTaggaaatacatatataatctttaaaataaataaatgatatcatATACATATTGTATGATTGTATGATTTTTGATGTGTTTTACActatatacatttctttttcaGGTAAAGAATAAACTACAAGGTTTCTTGCATAATGCTTTGGGAGAAATGTTCAACACAAGGAAAAGGAAGTTAGCAAAGACAATGTGTAGCAATTGTGGACAATGTCACTGTTCTATTGTAAAAGCCTTAGCCTGAACATGGCCTTCatatttaagcaaaaaaaaaaaatggatttggTACCAATTCTTTTGATATAATAGCTTTACTGTAGCTTTGGCATATTTTTCTACACAATACAACTTGTCTCTTTTGGCAAATTATAAATCACCTTATATTATTAGGGGTGGTTGCGCAGTTAGATCTTGTAAATTCCtaagtttattatttaactcCAATGTTAATCTATCATATATTGGTTATAATGGGTAGTAGGCACTGCTGATCAAAGACCTCTTTCCCAACACAATTATGCATTCTATGctcattattacattttatatcctCTATTTACACTACATAACCAAAGGTTTGCTGActcctgatcatcacacccatatgaaAATTGTATTGCAGACAATTTGaactttgtatttctttgctcttataataaactttacttTTTTGAAAAGGTCTTCCATTAGATCTTGAAACATTTACcaattcagccacaagagcattagcgTTAGGCCTGCGGTGTAGTCTGCATTCTATTTAATCACAAAGGTGTTCTGCAGGGATGAGGTCTGGGCTCGGTGCAGGACACTTGACTTCTTTAAATTTTATAGACCATTCTTTGTGgacctcactttgtgcacaggtgcatTGTCAGGCTGTTACATGTTTGGGGCTCTTTGTtaattgtaatgctacaacaTATTAAGATATTCTATACATTTGTTTGCTTCCAGATTTGTGGCAACAGCAAGCGCATGTGGGAGTGATGGTCAAATGTGAACAATCTTTAGGCCATATTGTGTATATGGAAGAGGCTAATGCTatgattaatacattttgaGTGCGTCTTATAGAATTGGCCACCTGCATctttataattgtatataatatgtTACACATGCTTAAGGAAATCACAGTATACACTGAATGTGCTTGACaggtgtgtttaatgtttattacattaaaaatgactttttattattatttctagaaAAAGCACTTTGCAAGCTACATATGCTGAACTATTTCTAATGAAATGACCAAGACAGTAACATCTGCTTCTTAACTAATGTCAATTACAAATAGTATTGATACTTTGAGAAAAAAGGTGCATTAAAATATTTGGATATTTTGGGTTTACAACCTATATCATGAATTCTGAGTCTGGCAGTCATGAGTCCTGGCATtgtggaacctttttttttaaggtttcttttaAAACTAGTAAATTATACCACTGAGTATTTTCCAGTATTCTCAATTATATGCAATGTATTTTCTCTACTCAAGTAAAAATATCATTTCATATTCTATAAATCTGGTCTGAATATATCCATTGATGTTTTTTATGCTCAACTGGTCTTTGTCTGTTGCTTTAGTATtacttataattttatattttcctCCTTGTTTATCTCATACTCCTTAAATACGTTTTTAGTAGCGATAACATCAAGGTTCAAAATCACAGACATCATAAATGGCAAGTTCTccagaacaaaaacaatgtaaaaagaGTGAAACAATTTTTGCTTTCTTTAAGGTTGTAAATCTGTCCAAACAAAATTACTAGTGTAattcatttgtgtgtatatcaTATACATAACTTAATGAATGGCTGGAATTATggtctttttattctttaaaaggtAAAAATCAAGTTTATTAGACATAATCAAGTATTTTACAAAATTTGTTGTTTGCACCTTCTATAGCTTTCAGAATTGCATCAGATAATCTGTTCATCATAGGATGGCTGCATTGTGCAGAAATATTGCACTGAGTAGAAATAACTGAATAACTATTATGAATAATTATGCAGTTGCTGCAAGTTAAAGTAAGCATGGTTAAAACCTGGCCACTAAAGCACTGAACGCTCACTGTCGTATTCCTAAAGCCATTCATT contains the following coding sequences:
- the nhsl3 gene encoding uncharacterized protein KIAA1522 homolog isoform X1 — protein: MSRSSSTGDLVPKDITEMLALQNKISKSRKKRGSSLSRTFSWFKGSKPKRIVSNGQSRSGRLGGWTGECSTIMLDVDNYDVSKAGQKHDEQSKLAVHYTASQQYQENVFIEGSRPKYLEDLHTEAQKGLLQVQQEEHNTARDLEDDQPVSTETAQTENDVNCEESARHLSFDSTADNSSVVSAMSSRPVLTRQGSTFKPLNPVKRLDNPRKRSRRTTIMGIPQQIQKELCMGRVALLQIQNDGGEDSSGRVIIPRIDGEVPITNNEGARVHLQDIETLQVSRDDQLLSHHIYAVYRDDFLLNIKSGTQMSQRPRSLAVPGITTSSALLQEPQGPVMSISPQATYLSTIIPNAILPSAIDVIEIDRSCNRRSVRTVSKSSLAPASPASSRSGGGTHDEPNSTSSKWSHSQSSETIVSQPSTTSFKGSIPSSHEEQMSLKSSISCDVAETAQNSRLCSRNLSVMKAKLPPAPPRRTYSLHHEKLKQGPRQLASTKDLKYLDSNGRQPDVALSKKEDATSSYTETISTQSPVSPFYDDSNFSVTVSPQKPLQDPTKDQSESNNSSPQDIFERTLSPSSGYSSQSGTPTHYSKDICPSSPRKQKLKPPKPERTGTRISPAVSVSSSLVSLSSNVSDSANQLTHTHSTQSQPPKISPAVTTIKNLVTPPPSATLRDLFNIPPPPKVKAPCPPPPETWVHNECTTKLLCGPSTSAHRIQELQKNDHTDILIMKNQDTIDTTIQYCGQRKISVETETNGTHSENKSATNEHILVQEQVILDKKEQVGHVMHKRMHENSEELKIKQEDSVNSKKLQSEEKMNQILMLKEHFVIESCNVSTVILPENDFSTPEIEKTADQNFVKHSTDKEILNHRTTKSLSVEGPRDIGIAPSPSPPPEHSPPPPPTGSEMSSVCSVSVLLQEEEVQPEIEKELPTVEPSWPPPPPPMDDSSDLVIGQDEIDFPPPPPPDMQETFIVISENYKVELSGQGDSAPSEESADLSDITIHTEQNPDPKIIQSTTLVEKILHEPPLTDSIPNVSENKLFDQTHAKPQSFENVSQSYIDLVGAETLVSSESYLKSSKSQDIPLHSLPQETPLPPQHDPLATDLKITPSVPVEDQSTVNFKRQPSLISKDSRCKGLSSTQKCAPIPKEDANIPLVTPSLLQMVRLRTVNVEDQEDLSQKVTETKTDQDLFVSSQVTPQKPIRKSCIKSMESPVKASQAPSMRLQEAIRMKTAAMSSSGFPARPSLRLPTPTANSNDVPVPSPKTLDDCKSPASTASFIFSKSTKKVVIETAISPEAQASLKQSLAAELMQISDQQNSTVPNCIKKHHKVPPPVAKKPVYATNPSEKVGTVTKLTTIGSSSKQNNGVANNQSAGQQVPSTTGKE
- the nhsl3 gene encoding uncharacterized protein KIAA1522 homolog isoform X2 codes for the protein MGNPISKKKAKANFITNHHSSKVKALWNIGHVDKLKPAGQKHDEQSKLAVHYTASQQYQENVFIEGSRPKYLEDLHTEAQKGLLQVQQEEHNTARDLEDDQPVSTETAQTENDVNCEESARHLSFDSTADNSSVVSAMSSRPVLTRQGSTFKPLNPVKRLDNPRKRSRRTTIMGIPQQIQKELCMGRVALLQIQNDGGEDSSGRVIIPRIDGEVPITNNEGARVHLQDIETLQVSRDDQLLSHHIYAVYRDDFLLNIKSGTQMSQRPRSLAVPGITTSSALLQEPQGPVMSISPQATYLSTIIPNAILPSAIDVIEIDRSCNRRSVRTVSKSSLAPASPASSRSGGGTHDEPNSTSSKWSHSQSSETIVSQPSTTSFKGSIPSSHEEQMSLKSSISCDVAETAQNSRLCSRNLSVMKAKLPPAPPRRTYSLHHEKLKQGPRQLASTKDLKYLDSNGRQPDVALSKKEDATSSYTETISTQSPVSPFYDDSNFSVTVSPQKPLQDPTKDQSESNNSSPQDIFERTLSPSSGYSSQSGTPTHYSKDICPSSPRKQKLKPPKPERTGTRISPAVSVSSSLVSLSSNVSDSANQLTHTHSTQSQPPKISPAVTTIKNLVTPPPSATLRDLFNIPPPPKVKAPCPPPPETWVHNECTTKLLCGPSTSAHRIQELQKNDHTDILIMKNQDTIDTTIQYCGQRKISVETETNGTHSENKSATNEHILVQEQVILDKKEQVGHVMHKRMHENSEELKIKQEDSVNSKKLQSEEKMNQILMLKEHFVIESCNVSTVILPENDFSTPEIEKTADQNFVKHSTDKEILNHRTTKSLSVEGPRDIGIAPSPSPPPEHSPPPPPTGSEMSSVCSVSVLLQEEEVQPEIEKELPTVEPSWPPPPPPMDDSSDLVIGQDEIDFPPPPPPDMQETFIVISENYKVELSGQGDSAPSEESADLSDITIHTEQNPDPKIIQSTTLVEKILHEPPLTDSIPNVSENKLFDQTHAKPQSFENVSQSYIDLVGAETLVSSESYLKSSKSQDIPLHSLPQETPLPPQHDPLATDLKITPSVPVEDQSTVNFKRQPSLISKDSRCKGLSSTQKCAPIPKEDANIPLVTPSLLQMVRLRTVNVEDQEDLSQKVTETKTDQDLFVSSQVTPQKPIRKSCIKSMESPVKASQAPSMRLQEAIRMKTAAMSSSGFPARPSLRLPTPTANSNDVPVPSPKTLDDCKSPASTASFIFSKSTKKVVIETAISPEAQASLKQSLAAELMQISDQQNSTVPNCIKKHHKVPPPVAKKPVYATNPSEKVGTVTKLTTIGSSSKQNNGVANNQSAGQQVPSTTGKE